The following coding sequences lie in one Niabella agricola genomic window:
- a CDS encoding DUF3575 domain-containing protein, whose amino-acid sequence MNPRLLLFFMFFAAFSSPTAAQQDTAIWIRLNRIRTNLTSIPLKNFSLQYERVLGKRFSAAISGRLMPESSLPLKRLILSAIDENQVTKDLIGKMHVSNWAITPELRFYPGKKGYGQGWYIALFYRHAQYTSNDFIVRYADYGGTDGTVLLSGKLVSNTGGLLLGLQKMLGKSLSLDLWLLGPHIGGGRGDFTGIPDRPLTADEQEELREALEDIQISHVRSSATVDSHFASLKLNGLWGGVRAGVSLGVRF is encoded by the coding sequence ATGAATCCCAGACTACTGCTGTTTTTTATGTTTTTTGCTGCATTTTCATCGCCTACCGCGGCACAACAGGATACAGCAATCTGGATCCGATTAAACCGTATCCGAACAAACCTTACTTCCATTCCGCTTAAGAACTTTTCATTACAATATGAACGCGTCCTGGGGAAGCGTTTTTCTGCAGCTATCTCCGGCAGACTGATGCCGGAAAGCTCCTTGCCGTTAAAACGGCTTATACTGTCCGCTATTGATGAAAACCAGGTTACAAAGGATCTTATCGGAAAAATGCATGTAAGCAACTGGGCTATCACCCCGGAGCTCCGATTTTACCCCGGGAAAAAGGGATATGGACAAGGATGGTATATTGCGCTGTTTTACCGGCATGCGCAATACACGTCTAATGATTTTATCGTCCGCTATGCTGATTACGGAGGTACGGATGGCACTGTGCTGCTATCAGGAAAACTGGTAAGCAATACCGGCGGACTGCTGCTGGGTTTACAAAAAATGCTTGGGAAAAGCCTTTCCCTCGATCTTTGGTTACTGGGTCCGCATATAGGAGGAGGCCGGGGCGATTTCACTGGTATACCCGACCGGCCATTGACGGCAGATGAACAAGAAGAACTCCGCGAGGCATTGGAAGACATCCAGATATCTCATGTTCGCTCATCAGCAACTGTGGATAGCCATTTTGCCAGCCTGAAATTAAATGGGCTTTGGGGAGGCGTTCGTGCCGGAGTATCCCTCGGGGTTCGGTTCTAA
- a CDS encoding DUF6600 domain-containing protein, translating to MKRLITTWSFGLFLALALSVSQKAVAQPRVGVSINFQTFYDELSPYGEWIDYPDYGYTWRPRVSSDFRPYSTNGSWVYSDTDDWMWASDYDWGWAPFHYGRWFYDPFYGWLWVPGYEWSPGWVAWRGGGDYYGWAPLRPGISISIGFGNYNPPYDYWTFAPCRYMGSRYINRYYYPYRNNVTIINNTTIINNYGGRNYRRGGYYTNGPRRADVERYAGRIQSVRVRDASRPGRTSIGRNEVSVYRPSVQRGSDNTRYAPRSIQEYDRNAARVDRGNSGRGSIEAGRRGETSGRYGNNNNSADRRDERNSMGRGRGNGQMNDGRIQDGRGMDNNPVGRQQDVIRQRRGNIENGRGSDAVGQQRDQQIRDRAEQMRQQRDQQMEARRSQENTQRMEQMRQQRDQQMEARRSQENTQRMEQMRQQRDQQMEARRNQENAQRMEQMRQRESAQRQEAARSQEVQVQRSAPQRGDAGGYSRGGGARGGDGGGRGRSENGRRF from the coding sequence ATGAAACGACTTATTACCACATGGAGCTTTGGTTTATTCCTGGCGCTGGCTTTGTCTGTTTCTCAGAAGGCTGTGGCCCAGCCGAGGGTTGGGGTTAGCATCAATTTCCAGACCTTCTATGACGAGCTGAGCCCTTACGGGGAATGGATCGATTATCCGGATTACGGATATACCTGGCGCCCAAGGGTGAGCTCCGATTTCCGTCCCTACTCCACGAACGGCAGTTGGGTCTATTCAGATACCGACGACTGGATGTGGGCATCGGATTATGACTGGGGATGGGCACCGTTCCATTATGGCCGCTGGTTTTATGATCCGTTTTACGGATGGCTCTGGGTTCCCGGTTATGAATGGTCACCTGGTTGGGTAGCCTGGAGGGGAGGTGGCGATTATTATGGATGGGCCCCGCTGCGTCCTGGTATCAGCATCAGCATCGGGTTTGGGAATTATAACCCGCCTTATGATTACTGGACCTTTGCGCCCTGCCGCTATATGGGTTCCCGTTATATTAACCGGTACTATTATCCCTACCGGAATAATGTGACGATTATTAATAATACCACGATCATTAATAATTATGGAGGCCGGAATTATCGTAGAGGAGGATACTACACCAATGGTCCGCGCCGCGCCGATGTAGAACGCTATGCCGGCCGGATCCAATCGGTGCGTGTTCGGGACGCCAGCCGCCCCGGGCGTACCTCAATCGGCCGGAACGAAGTTTCGGTATACCGTCCTTCGGTTCAAAGAGGGAGTGATAATACGCGCTACGCTCCCAGAAGTATACAGGAATATGACCGGAATGCAGCCCGGGTAGACCGGGGCAATAGCGGCCGTGGAAGTATAGAAGCGGGAAGAAGAGGGGAAACCTCAGGCCGTTATGGAAATAACAACAACAGTGCAGACAGGAGAGATGAGCGGAATAGCATGGGCCGTGGCCGTGGCAATGGGCAAATGAACGATGGACGTATACAGGATGGCCGCGGCATGGATAATAACCCGGTTGGCAGGCAACAGGATGTCATCCGGCAGCGCCGGGGGAATATTGAGAATGGACGGGGCAGCGATGCGGTAGGCCAGCAGCGGGATCAGCAAATACGCGACCGGGCCGAACAGATGCGTCAGCAACGTGACCAGCAAATGGAAGCCCGCCGCAGCCAGGAGAATACGCAGCGTATGGAACAGATGCGTCAGCAACGCGACCAGCAAATGGAAGCCCGCCGCAGCCAGGAGAATACGCAGCGTATGGAACAGATGCGTCAGCAACGCGATCAGCAAATGGAAGCCCGCCGCAACCAGGAAAACGCGCAACGCATGGAGCAAATGCGCCAGCGGGAAAGCGCACAGCGTCAGGAAGCAGCCCGCAGCCAGGAGGTGCAGGTGCAAAGAAGTGCACCCCAAAGAGGTGACGCCGGTGGTTACTCAAGAGGTGGTGGTGCCCGTGGAGGTGACGGTGGTGGAAGGGGCCGCTCGGAGAACGGCAGAAGATTTTAA
- a CDS encoding J domain-containing protein, giving the protein MKDYYQILGLPPSATIGEIKMAYRKLAHLYHPDKNPSDDYAAVQFSLVKEAYDTLTRADLKAQYLQERWLHQTMGQRMAPAVTTPPQVLQALLQAHQQLIHYDAYRVDKKGLYQTLEALIAPSRIDILNHFKEEQVNKEVIRWMADSIFLLYPEDQLRILDQLKQINAPAGSRDLIEEKEKMIRRTIRLNRYKPFLILGLIILLCMIIAYSL; this is encoded by the coding sequence TTGAAGGATTATTACCAGATACTGGGGCTCCCGCCCTCTGCCACGATCGGCGAAATAAAAATGGCCTACCGGAAGCTGGCACACCTTTATCATCCTGACAAAAACCCGTCCGATGATTACGCTGCAGTACAGTTCAGCCTCGTTAAAGAAGCGTACGATACGCTTACCCGGGCCGATCTCAAGGCGCAATACCTGCAGGAGCGCTGGCTTCACCAAACCATGGGCCAGCGTATGGCACCGGCCGTCACCACGCCTCCCCAGGTATTGCAGGCCCTGTTGCAGGCTCATCAGCAGCTGATTCATTATGATGCATACCGGGTTGATAAAAAAGGATTGTACCAGACCCTGGAAGCACTTATTGCGCCCTCCCGGATCGATATCCTCAACCACTTTAAAGAGGAGCAGGTCAACAAAGAAGTGATCCGGTGGATGGCCGACAGCATTTTTTTATTATACCCCGAAGATCAGTTGCGGATTCTGGATCAGCTCAAACAGATCAACGCACCTGCCGGAAGCCGGGACCTTATTGAAGAAAAAGAAAAAATGATCCGGCGCACGATCCGCCTGAACCGGTACAAGCCCTTTTTGATTTTAGGCTTAATTATCCTACTTTGCATGATCATCGCGTATTCTTTATAA
- a CDS encoding rhomboid family intramembrane serine protease: MMPIGDDNTGRTLTPYVNYLLIALNIFVFVYYQRLGTNIDFLLSYAAVPGELLTGADIVGTNGLGPSPSPVYTTIFTSMFMHGSIAHIFGNMLYLSIFGDNIENAMGHFRYLAFYLLCGVLASLAHVLMSAVLGDGLLVPSLGASGAISGILGGYLVLFPRNRIRIWALLFTFRVPAIITLGIWIAMQIVSQVNMIGGSEQSGVAYAAHIGGFLAGMLLVRLFVKQREI, translated from the coding sequence ATGATGCCAATCGGGGACGATAATACCGGGCGCACCCTTACACCCTATGTCAATTACCTACTTATTGCCCTTAATATTTTTGTTTTTGTTTATTACCAGCGCCTGGGTACCAATATTGATTTTTTACTGAGTTATGCAGCCGTACCCGGGGAATTGCTTACCGGTGCAGATATCGTGGGCACCAATGGCCTGGGGCCCAGCCCTTCTCCCGTGTACACGACCATCTTTACGTCGATGTTTATGCATGGAAGCATTGCGCATATTTTTGGCAACATGCTCTACCTTTCGATCTTTGGCGACAATATTGAAAACGCCATGGGGCATTTCAGATACCTGGCCTTCTACCTTTTATGCGGTGTGCTGGCCTCCCTTGCCCATGTACTGATGTCGGCCGTACTCGGAGATGGACTGTTGGTTCCCAGCCTTGGTGCCTCCGGTGCAATTTCCGGTATACTCGGCGGGTACCTTGTTTTGTTCCCCCGGAACCGGATACGGATCTGGGCCTTGCTTTTCACGTTCCGTGTACCGGCAATCATTACGTTGGGTATCTGGATTGCCATGCAGATCGTAAGCCAGGTGAATATGATCGGGGGCAGCGAACAATCCGGCGTTGCCTATGCCGCGCATATCGGGGGATTCCTGGCAGGTATGTTGCTGGTGCGGCTTTTTGTAAAGCAGAGGGAAATTTGA
- a CDS encoding LytR/AlgR family response regulator transcription factor, producing MNVIIFEDEKLNADRLIQLLEGMVPELKVLKVIESVDEGVKWLAAYGALADLAFMDIQLSDGNCFELFHQAEVRMPVIFTTAYDKFALQAFKVHSIDYLMKPIDKTELERALQKFSYFRPQTGSRQVLDLSRIAEAFYRQENTRFIGRTNNQIVYVKSKDIACVCYADGITKAVTHAGRKLPLDYSLDQMDKMLNKTMFFRINRKMIVCVDAIVKINSYYNSRLILQLNPEAETDTVVSRERVALFKSWLEGRWEV from the coding sequence ATGAACGTGATCATATTTGAAGATGAAAAATTAAATGCAGACCGGCTGATCCAGTTGCTGGAAGGGATGGTACCTGAATTAAAAGTGCTTAAGGTGATTGAATCGGTGGACGAGGGTGTTAAATGGCTGGCGGCCTATGGAGCCCTGGCGGATCTTGCCTTTATGGATATACAGCTTTCCGATGGCAATTGCTTTGAGCTTTTTCACCAGGCGGAGGTCCGGATGCCGGTGATCTTTACAACGGCCTATGATAAATTTGCCCTGCAGGCATTTAAAGTACATAGTATCGATTACCTGATGAAACCGATTGATAAAACGGAACTGGAGCGGGCATTGCAGAAGTTCAGTTATTTCAGACCACAAACCGGATCCAGGCAGGTACTGGATCTTTCCCGTATAGCGGAAGCGTTCTACCGGCAGGAAAATACCCGTTTTATTGGTCGCACCAATAACCAGATCGTTTATGTAAAATCAAAGGACATCGCCTGTGTTTGTTATGCGGATGGGATTACAAAGGCCGTTACCCATGCCGGCCGGAAACTGCCCCTGGATTACTCGCTGGACCAGATGGATAAGATGCTGAATAAAACCATGTTCTTTCGCATCAACCGGAAAATGATTGTATGTGTTGACGCTATTGTAAAAATCAATAGCTATTATAATAGCCGCCTGATCCTGCAGCTGAATCCCGAGGCTGAAACTGATACTGTAGTAAGCCGGGAACGCGTGGCGCTTTTTAAAAGCTGGCTGGAAGGAAGATGGGAGGTTTAA
- a CDS encoding sensor histidine kinase has translation MILGALILMLRKMTRRQIEMLLQHVLVKYLARIIILYGFSVVFRSFDMSFTEAGGASFFRAQSFSLMFVLLGLLIWTAGERLSGFLQRRTAKKKFPYTIILPCLGLVIFGVLAALLFGLTYSFFDIYFFDNYEAWKSFSRLSYDLIFGAFIFYLLILSFNGILFYYKNWQEARLNAERLKRENMQARYDVLKSQIDPHFFFNSLSVLTGLVYKSADLSAEYITQLSKCYRYILDQKEENLVSLQTELSFLESYLFLIRIRHQNSIVFHIDIPSLKQQHSLLPPSALQMLVENAVKHNRFAVNDPLHVTIRFTDQHIIVTNDLRKRNGIRFSTGVGLSNIRKRYELITGEQVEIRETDDNFMVQLPFLPEILKDQF, from the coding sequence AATACCTGGCGCGGATCATCATTCTTTATGGTTTTAGTGTGGTGTTCCGGTCTTTTGATATGTCGTTCACCGAGGCCGGCGGCGCATCGTTTTTCAGAGCGCAGTCCTTCAGTTTGATGTTTGTACTGCTGGGATTGCTGATCTGGACGGCCGGGGAACGTTTGTCCGGGTTCTTACAGCGACGTACGGCCAAAAAGAAATTTCCTTACACCATCATTCTTCCCTGCCTTGGGTTGGTAATATTTGGCGTATTGGCCGCGTTGCTGTTCGGACTGACCTATTCGTTTTTTGATATTTATTTTTTTGACAACTATGAAGCCTGGAAAAGCTTTAGCCGGTTAAGCTATGATCTGATTTTTGGTGCTTTCATTTTTTACCTGTTGATATTAAGCTTTAACGGCATCCTGTTTTATTATAAAAACTGGCAGGAAGCACGTTTGAACGCCGAGCGGTTAAAAAGGGAAAATATGCAGGCCCGCTATGACGTATTAAAAAGCCAGATCGACCCGCATTTCTTTTTTAATTCGTTAAGTGTGCTTACCGGGCTTGTTTATAAGAGCGCTGATCTTTCTGCCGAGTATATTACACAACTTTCGAAATGCTACCGTTATATCCTTGATCAGAAAGAAGAGAACCTGGTTTCGCTGCAAACCGAGCTGTCTTTCCTCGAATCATATTTATTCCTTATTCGCATCAGGCATCAAAACTCCATTGTTTTTCATATTGATATACCTTCTTTAAAGCAACAACACTCACTGCTGCCGCCTTCGGCATTGCAGATGCTGGTGGAAAATGCAGTAAAACATAACCGTTTTGCAGTAAATGATCCGTTGCACGTAACCATTCGTTTTACGGATCAGCACATCATTGTTACCAATGATCTGCGCAAGCGGAATGGCATCCGGTTTTCTACGGGCGTGGGCCTTTCCAATATCCGGAAACGATATGAATTGATTACCGGCGAGCAGGTGGAGATCCGTGAGACCGACGATAATTTTATGGTGCAGCTTCCGTTTCTTCCGGAAATATTAAAAGACCAGTTTTAA